Genomic DNA from Vreelandella subglaciescola:
GGGTCGATGTCGATCCGGATCAGCTTGCCGTCGAGGCGAAAGCCGTCATCGGCGTCCAGGTCGTAGTCGGTTTCGCCAATTTCGGTGCCCACGGCCAGCACCACGTCGGCCTCGACAGCCAGGCGGCGGGCGGCGGGCAGGCTCATGGTGGCGCCCAGATCCAGCGGGTAGTCCTGGCCCAGCACGCCCTTGGCGTTGATGGTGGTGAAGGCCGGGGCGTCGAGGCGTTCAACCAGCGCTCGGGCCGCCTCGGGGGCGTCAGCGGTGCCGCCGCCCAGCAGAACCAACGGGCGTTCGGCGCCGCTCAGCCAGTCGCCGGCCAGCGCCAGCGCCTCGGGAGTCGGCGCCGGGGGGAAGACCCGCGCCGGTGCGGCCTGACCTTCTGGCGCCGGGGCGACCATTATGTCGAGGGGGATCTCGATATGCACCGGGCCCGGGCGCGCGCTGGCGAATACTGCGAAGGCGCGGGCCAGCACCTCGGGCAGCGCCGCCGGGTCGTGCAGGCTATGGCTGAACAGGCTGACCCCGGCGAGCGTCTCGCTTTGGTGGGGCATCTCGTGCAGTCTGCCCTGGCCGCGGCCCAGAGTATGGCGAGGATTGACGCTGGAAATGACCAGCATGGGTACCGAGTCGGCCAGTGCCTGGCCCATAGCGGTGGCGATGTTGGTCATGCCGGGGCCGGTGACGATGAAGCAGGCGGCAGGCTTGCCGCTGGCCCGGGCATAGCCGTCGGCCATGAAACCGGCGCCCTGCTCGTGGCGCGGGGTAACGTGGGTCAGGTGGCTCTGGTCCAGGGCGCGGTACAGCTCGATAGTATGCACGCCGGGAATGCCGAGCGCCGTGTCGACCCCATAGGCTTCGAGCAGCTGGATGAGTTGCCGGGCGCAGTTCATGGGGCTTCCTTTTTCTCGCTGACCGCCGGCAGGCCGCCAAAGGGGTCGCGGCTCAGAACGCGCTCGACCATCGGCACGAAGTGTTCAAGGGGCAGAGTGTCGTAGTCGGGGTCGAAGCTGGCCTGATCCCAGTCGTCGCAGAAGCGCACCGTGCGCGCATAGGCGGGATGGTCGCGGAACTGCTCCCGGGCGTGGGGATCGAGGCCGAAAAAGTGGCGATAATGGTAGCCCTGGAAGAGCTCGTGATGGCGGATCATCCAGGCATTGAGCGGATCGATGAAGGGCTCGAGGATACCGGCGGCGATCTCGGCGTGATTGGCCGGGGCCAGGTCGTCGCCGATGTCGTGCAGCAGGGCGCAGACCACCATTTCCTCGTCGGCGCCGTCGCGCAGCGCGCGGGTGGCGGTCTGCAGGCTGTGCTCGTAGCGATCCACGGGGTAGCCGTGGGTGTCGCCGGAGAGGCGGTGCAGGTGCGCGAGCACCCGCTGCGGGGCATCGGCGACGTAGTCGCGAAAATGGTCGTCGATCAGTGCCCACTCGTCGTGGCTGGCTTCGCCAAAGTGGCGGAACCGTGCCTGATTCTGTGCCTGGTTCATGCAACCTCCTCGCTGTCGGAATGGGCTAGCTGGCGGCGCAGCACCAGACGGCGGCTGGCGGTGCTGTCGCGATCCACGTAGCCCTGGCGCATGTGGCGAACGCCGCCGGCCAGCTCGTAGGCGCGCCGGCCGTGGAACAAGCGGTAGTTGTCCATGATCAGCATCTGTCCGGGGTTGAGCTTGAGGTGCAGAGTCAGCTCATCGCCGGTGATCAGCTGGTAAAACTCTCGCCGCGCGGCGTAGTAGGCCTCGAGCTCGTCAGCGGGCAGGGCCGGCACCCGCTCGGTGCGGTTGGAGTAGCGCACCCGGACCGTTTCGCCCCGGCTGTTGAGCTCGATCAACGGGCCTTCGCTTTCCAGGTGGGTGGTGTCGTCCTGGTAGCGGAAGGTGGGCCAGACCCGGGTCAGGGCGTCAAAGGCGTCCGGGTTGCGTTCGCGCAGCACCTCGGCGGCGCGATAGCCGTCGACCAGGGTGTTGTCGCCGCCGTCGGCGGCGTTGGTCAGGCAGTGTAGCCAGATGTAGCCGGGTATCGGGTCGCGATAGGGGTTGTCGGTATGCGGCTCCAGGCCGCGCTGGGTCATGGTCAGGTCGTAGGCGTTGGCCACCGACTTGACGTCGGCAATGCCGCCCCAGTTGGTGCGGCGCAGCGGGCCGACGCGCTCGATCAGCGCCTGCATGCCGTCCTCGGTGGTGGGAACGTTGGAGACCAGCACGAAGCCGTAGCGGTGCAGCCCTTCGAGCATCTCGAGCAGCGCGCCGTCGTCCTCCAGGGCAGCATGGAAATCCGCCTGGGGCGTTTGCTCGAGGCTGGCATCCCAGAGCGGCTTTTCCGCTTTTTCCGATGACGTCTTGAGCAGCGCGTCGAGGTCGAACTCGGCCTGATGGCCGTCGCTGAAGTGTACCCACAATCGCTTGCCGTCGGCGTCGGCCTGCTCGATGCGCAGATCCAGCGGCAGGGCGGCGGCCTCGATCAGGCGCTGGCCGGTACGCGGGTCCAGGGTGTCGGGCGCGGGGCTGTGTTCGCGCAGCCAGAGAGCCGTGAGCTCCCGGGGCTGATCCTGATAGTCAACGACCAGGCGGTGGTTGTCGGCGGCGGTTTTGACGTGAGTCATGGCGGCATCTCCACAAGCGTGCTACGGGTGATGGGGATCTACCCTAGTCGCAGGTCGCGGAGGCGACTTGATAAAAATCGTCTTTTTGTTGATAATTTTGGCCATGAGCGACACATTCGACCCCACCTGGCCCTATCCGCGCCCCGATTCGCCGCCGCTTCTCGACCCCGAGCAGGCCGAGCACACCCTGGATGTTTGGGTGGTTCCCAGCTTCTCGATGCTAACGCTGTTCTGTCTGCTGGAGCCGCTGCGGGTGGCCAACCGTTTCGGCAGCGATCTCTTTGCCTGGCGCCTGCGCTCGCGGGACGGTGAAGGCGTGGTGGCCAGCAACGGCTTGCGCATCGAGGTGGACGGCGAGCTGAACGAGGTGCCCGACGACGCCAGCCTGATGGTGGTGTCGTCCTATCAGGCAGAGGCCGATGTCAGCGCCCAGGACCGTGCGGTGCTGCGCCGGGTTGCGGCCCACGGGGGCTGGCTTGGGGGCTTGGACACCGCGCCTTTTATTCTGGCGCGCAGCGGCGTGCTGGAAGGCTATCGGGTGGCGCTGCACTGGGAGAGCGTGCCGGCCTTTCGTCGGGAATTT
This window encodes:
- a CDS encoding 5-guanidino-2-oxopentanoate decarboxylase → MNCARQLIQLLEAYGVDTALGIPGVHTIELYRALDQSHLTHVTPRHEQGAGFMADGYARASGKPAACFIVTGPGMTNIATAMGQALADSVPMLVISSVNPRHTLGRGQGRLHEMPHQSETLAGVSLFSHSLHDPAALPEVLARAFAVFASARPGPVHIEIPLDIMVAPAPEGQAAPARVFPPAPTPEALALAGDWLSGAERPLVLLGGGTADAPEAARALVERLDAPAFTTINAKGVLGQDYPLDLGATMSLPAARRLAVEADVVLAVGTEIGETDYDLDADDGFRLDGKLIRIDIDPEQLGRNQEADLAILAEAGQAMRGLTERLPKAAARDGAERATTVRRALALAEDPELAPYVPLFDTLRNALPEAIVVGDSTGPVYAGNFLASMPAPRRWFNAATGFGTLGYGLPAALGAALARPELPVIALVGDGGLQFVLGELGTARDLGRPVAVVIWNNDGYDEIRRYMSLSAVPHLGVDLTAPDFPALASAYACRHISVTEPASLTDALGQLDEANSPLIIEIDAAAWSTSL
- a CDS encoding HD domain-containing protein; the encoded protein is MNQAQNQARFRHFGEASHDEWALIDDHFRDYVADAPQRVLAHLHRLSGDTHGYPVDRYEHSLQTATRALRDGADEEMVVCALLHDIGDDLAPANHAEIAAGILEPFIDPLNAWMIRHHELFQGYHYRHFFGLDPHAREQFRDHPAYARTVRFCDDWDQASFDPDYDTLPLEHFVPMVERVLSRDPFGGLPAVSEKKEAP
- the tmpA gene encoding 2-trimethylaminoethylphosphonate dioxygenase; translation: MTHVKTAADNHRLVVDYQDQPRELTALWLREHSPAPDTLDPRTGQRLIEAAALPLDLRIEQADADGKRLWVHFSDGHQAEFDLDALLKTSSEKAEKPLWDASLEQTPQADFHAALEDDGALLEMLEGLHRYGFVLVSNVPTTEDGMQALIERVGPLRRTNWGGIADVKSVANAYDLTMTQRGLEPHTDNPYRDPIPGYIWLHCLTNAADGGDNTLVDGYRAAEVLRERNPDAFDALTRVWPTFRYQDDTTHLESEGPLIELNSRGETVRVRYSNRTERVPALPADELEAYYAARREFYQLITGDELTLHLKLNPGQMLIMDNYRLFHGRRAYELAGGVRHMRQGYVDRDSTASRRLVLRRQLAHSDSEEVA